A section of the Ornithinimicrobium sufpigmenti genome encodes:
- a CDS encoding CaiB/BaiF CoA transferase family protein: MTAHSADHPAEQSSQAQGPLAGTLVVDLTRALAGPHAAMMMADLGARVIKIEAPGSGDETRSWGPPFVEGQDGEDVATYFLSCNRNKESVALDLKSDDGREVLTALVRRADVLMENFRPGTLDRLGFTAERLAELNPRLVLLSISGFGHDGPEGGRAGYDQIAQGEAGLMSLTGSGPEDPQRVGVPIGDLLSGMYGAYGVLAALLERERTGRGQVVRTSLLASIVGVHAFQGTRWTVAGEVPRAQGNHHPSIAPYGLFRCGTGSVQVACGNESLWRRLCTEFGLDPEAEGMATNAERVAHRDRVIATLEEAFAPQTGEEVLARLAAAGVPAGKVRDLQEVYEWEQTRSQGLLVDVEHPTLGRVQLPGPPLRFFGHDGGEVTPAAHQSPPLLDEHGPAVRKWLQHG, from the coding sequence ATGACCGCCCACTCCGCCGACCACCCCGCAGAGCAGTCCTCGCAGGCCCAGGGGCCGCTGGCCGGGACGCTGGTGGTCGACCTGACCCGCGCCCTGGCCGGCCCGCACGCCGCGATGATGATGGCCGACCTGGGGGCACGGGTGATCAAGATCGAGGCGCCCGGCAGCGGTGACGAGACCCGCTCCTGGGGCCCGCCCTTCGTCGAGGGGCAGGACGGCGAGGACGTCGCGACCTACTTCCTGTCCTGCAACCGCAACAAGGAGTCGGTCGCGCTGGACCTGAAGTCCGACGACGGCCGCGAGGTGCTCACCGCCCTCGTCCGTCGCGCGGACGTGCTGATGGAGAACTTCCGTCCGGGCACCCTGGACCGCCTGGGCTTCACCGCCGAGCGGCTCGCCGAGCTCAACCCGCGCCTGGTGCTGCTGTCGATCTCCGGCTTCGGCCACGACGGGCCCGAGGGTGGCCGGGCGGGTTACGACCAGATCGCCCAGGGCGAGGCCGGGCTGATGTCGCTCACCGGTTCCGGGCCGGAGGACCCGCAGCGGGTCGGGGTGCCGATCGGCGACCTGCTGTCCGGGATGTACGGCGCCTACGGGGTGCTCGCGGCCCTGCTGGAGCGGGAGCGGACCGGGCGCGGCCAGGTCGTGCGCACCTCGCTGCTGGCCTCGATCGTCGGGGTGCACGCCTTCCAGGGCACGCGCTGGACCGTCGCCGGCGAGGTGCCGAGGGCCCAGGGCAACCACCACCCCTCCATCGCCCCCTACGGCCTGTTCCGTTGCGGCACCGGCTCGGTGCAGGTGGCCTGCGGCAACGAGAGCCTGTGGCGGCGGCTGTGCACCGAGTTCGGGCTCGACCCGGAGGCCGAGGGGATGGCCACCAACGCCGAGCGGGTCGCTCACCGTGACCGGGTCATCGCCACCCTGGAGGAGGCCTTCGCGCCCCAGACCGGCGAAGAGGTGCTGGCCCGCCTCGCCGCGGCCGGCGTGCCGGCCGGCAAGGTGCGGGACCTGCAGGAGGTGTACGAGTGGGAGCAGACCCGCTCCCAGGGCCTGCTGGTCGACGTGGAGCACCCCACCCTGGGCCGGGTGCAGCTGCCCGGGCCCCCGTTGCGGTTCTTCGGCCACGACGGGGGCGAGGTGACGCCGGCCGCGCACCAGAGCCCGCCGCTGCTCGACGAGCACGGTCCCGCCGTGCGGAAGTGGCTGCAGCATGGCTGA
- a CDS encoding carboxyl transferase domain-containing protein, translating into MAERNRLGALEVLEAVLDEGSFTSWDTPPEQPDLGQEYADLLARAQERSGADEAVLTGEGRLDGRRVAVVAGEFAFLAGSVGSAASERITRAFERATQEGLPMLASPSSGGTRMQEGTPAFVQMVKIGQAVAAHRRAKLPYLVYLRDPTTGGVLASWGSLGHLSIAEPGALIGFLGPRVREVITGSPFPPGVQVAENLARRGVIDGVVPLDQLRGVAVDALRVLMSPQDPQGEREPEPDEATLTARDAWVSVQATRRRDRPGLRELLRHGAETFIPLRGTGSGESDLTVIMGMARFPGFSCVLVGQDRRAQQHAYLGPAALRVAQRGFTLAEELDLPVITVVDTPGAELSTEAEHGGMGGEIARCLAALATVPVPVVSVILGEGSGGGALALMPADRTVCAEHGWVAPLPPEGASAIVHRTGDRAAEMAQLHRIRAVDLRTTGVVDQIVPEHPDASSEPEQFCRRIVDAAGAHLGELLAMPREQRLQARHDRYRSMH; encoded by the coding sequence ATGGCTGAGCGGAACAGGCTCGGTGCCCTCGAGGTGCTCGAGGCGGTGCTGGACGAGGGCAGCTTCACGTCCTGGGACACCCCGCCGGAGCAGCCCGACCTGGGCCAGGAGTATGCCGATCTGCTGGCCCGGGCGCAGGAGCGCAGCGGCGCGGACGAGGCCGTCCTCACCGGCGAGGGACGGCTGGACGGGCGCAGGGTGGCGGTCGTGGCCGGGGAGTTCGCCTTCCTGGCCGGCTCGGTCGGCTCGGCCGCCAGCGAGCGGATCACCCGCGCGTTCGAGCGGGCCACGCAGGAGGGTCTGCCCATGCTGGCCTCGCCGTCCTCCGGCGGCACGCGGATGCAGGAGGGCACGCCGGCGTTCGTGCAGATGGTCAAGATCGGCCAGGCTGTCGCGGCCCACCGCCGGGCCAAGCTGCCCTACCTCGTCTACCTGCGCGACCCCACCACCGGTGGTGTCCTGGCCTCGTGGGGCTCCCTGGGCCACCTGTCCATCGCCGAGCCGGGTGCCCTCATCGGCTTCCTCGGCCCCCGGGTCCGCGAGGTGATCACCGGCTCGCCGTTCCCGCCCGGCGTGCAGGTCGCCGAGAACCTTGCCCGCCGCGGCGTGATCGACGGGGTGGTGCCGCTCGATCAGCTGCGCGGCGTCGCGGTGGATGCGCTGCGGGTGCTCATGTCACCCCAGGACCCGCAGGGCGAGCGCGAGCCCGAGCCCGACGAGGCCACGCTCACCGCGCGCGACGCCTGGGTGTCCGTCCAGGCGACCCGCCGCAGGGACCGGCCCGGTCTGCGGGAGCTCCTGCGCCACGGGGCGGAGACCTTCATCCCGCTGCGCGGCACCGGGTCGGGGGAGTCCGACCTGACCGTCATCATGGGCATGGCCCGCTTCCCCGGGTTCTCCTGCGTGCTGGTCGGGCAGGACCGGCGCGCCCAGCAGCACGCCTACCTCGGCCCCGCCGCCCTGCGGGTGGCCCAGCGCGGCTTCACCCTGGCCGAGGAGCTCGACCTGCCGGTCATCACCGTCGTCGACACCCCCGGCGCGGAGCTGTCCACCGAGGCCGAGCACGGCGGCATGGGCGGGGAGATCGCGCGCTGCCTGGCCGCCCTGGCCACCGTCCCGGTCCCGGTCGTCTCCGTCATCCTCGGCGAGGGCAGCGGCGGCGGTGCGCTGGCGCTGATGCCGGCGGACCGTACCGTCTGCGCCGAGCACGGGTGGGTGGCGCCGCTCCCGCCGGAGGGAGCCAGCGCGATCGTGCACCGCACCGGCGACCGCGCCGCCGAGATGGCCCAGCTGCACCGCATCCGCGCCGTCGACCTACGGACCACCGGGGTGGTGGACCAGATCGTGCCCGAGCACCCCGACGCCTCCAGCGAGCCCGAGCAGTTCTGCCGGCGCATCGTCGACGCGGCCGGGGCGCACCTGGGCGAGCTCCTCGCCATGCCGCGGGAGCAGCGGCTGCAGGCGCGGCACGACCGCTACCGCTCCATGCACTGA